AGTTCGACGGCCAACTGGCTCAGGTCGTGGCTCGCTTTGGCCGATTCGTTGGCGCCAGACGCGGATTCCTTCGTCACCTTCGCGACATTCTCAATGTCGTTGGCGATTTGCTGCGTGGCCACCGACTGCTCTTCCGAGGCCACCGCAATCTGGCGAATCATATCCGCGCTTTC
This genomic stretch from Nitrospirota bacterium harbors:
- a CDS encoding methyl-accepting chemotaxis protein, encoding ESADMIRQIAVASEEQSVATQQIANDIENVAKVTKESASGANESAKASHDLSQLAVELQGIVGSFKV